One genomic segment of Thermococcus sp. includes these proteins:
- a CDS encoding GTP-binding protein yields the protein MKRVKLGHHYYYVVTPEELKGRNMRGKNVVLEGEIETKPLIEFLPMELPSWRTTFKLHGLSIEFAGSPCLGKGERVKVYGRFVGDGIIATAIETERALFTTEE from the coding sequence ATGAAGCGCGTCAAGCTCGGTCACCACTACTACTACGTTGTAACCCCCGAAGAGCTGAAGGGAAGGAACATGAGGGGCAAGAACGTCGTCCTTGAGGGGGAGATAGAGACAAAACCCCTCATAGAGTTCCTCCCGATGGAGCTCCCGAGCTGGAGGACGACCTTTAAGCTTCACGGCCTCTCCATTGAGTTCGCGGGCAGCCCCTGCCTCGGAAAGGGTGAGAGGGTGAAGGTCTACGGTCGCTTCGTCGGGGATGGCATCATAGCCACGGCCATAGAGACCGAGAGGGCCCTTTTCACAACGGAGGAGTGA
- a CDS encoding Era-like GTP-binding protein, with translation MIKVAIIGAENVGKSTLMNALIGGKVSEVEDLPGTTKGIIRRRFGKLKIPKGMKNPLGGADEFVLIDTAGLFDPRMELRGKVLSEERFKELIGEIVSADIIIHMIDATVGLHRGMEKLHHMLKMRYEKPIIVVINKIDLVPRERVEELREIVKKRLEQEPIALSLVTYEGFNELLERIAHMAQYV, from the coding sequence ATGATAAAGGTTGCGATAATAGGTGCCGAGAACGTGGGCAAGTCAACGCTCATGAACGCACTCATCGGGGGAAAGGTCAGCGAGGTCGAGGACTTACCTGGAACAACGAAGGGGATAATAAGGCGCAGGTTCGGAAAGCTGAAGATACCGAAGGGCATGAAAAACCCCCTAGGGGGGGCCGACGAGTTCGTCCTCATCGACACAGCCGGTCTCTTCGACCCCAGAATGGAGCTCCGGGGAAAGGTTCTGAGCGAGGAGCGTTTTAAGGAACTCATCGGGGAAATAGTCTCGGCAGACATTATCATCCACATGATAGACGCTACCGTCGGCCTGCACAGGGGCATGGAGAAGCTCCACCACATGCTCAAGATGCGCTACGAGAAGCCCATAATAGTCGTCATCAACAAGATAGACCTCGTCCCGAGGGAGCGCGTTGAGGAACTGAGGGAGATAGTGAAAAAAAGACTTGAGCAGGAGCCGATAGCCCTCTCCCTCGTCACCTACGAGGGCTTCAACGAGCTCCTTGAGAGGATAGCCCACATGGCCCAGTACGTCTAG
- a CDS encoding secondary thiamine-phosphate synthase enzyme YjbQ produces MLYEIEVPTRGRFEILDITDRVQRKVYESKVKHGIAVVFTHHTTTGLMINEFEPGLIEDFKTKMKELIPKGAGYSHDRIDSNAHAHLRASLLLNPEVVVPIDQAELHLGTWQRILFVELDGPRHRHVYVMVCPCPEFPEE; encoded by the coding sequence ATGCTCTACGAGATTGAGGTACCCACGAGGGGAAGGTTCGAGATACTGGACATAACCGACCGGGTTCAGAGGAAGGTCTACGAGTCCAAGGTCAAGCACGGCATAGCGGTCGTCTTCACCCACCACACGACCACGGGTCTTATGATAAACGAGTTCGAGCCCGGCCTGATAGAGGACTTCAAGACGAAGATGAAGGAGCTGATCCCGAAGGGCGCCGGCTACTCCCACGACAGAATCGACAGCAACGCTCACGCTCACCTCAGGGCCTCCCTCCTCCTCAACCCGGAGGTTGTCGTTCCCATAGACCAGGCCGAGCTCCACCTCGGGACGTGGCAGAGGATACTCTTCGTTGAGCTCGATGGGCCGAGGCACAGGCACGTTTACGTCATGGTATGCCCCTGCCCCGAGTTCCCGGAGGAGTAG
- a CDS encoding TRM11 family methyltransferase — protein sequence MYALILGKNPELGKAEFLSFSRRFGIGVIVKEEGKNWLLFEARGSVERYFRWLGGSLKLVRVIGEGEEAIKDLEYSKLFTVSLYGRDDWRLWRKLGSKIKREFKAEGPAKFFKPAKVYAMPAELILKGFPEVKDFVFLFRGDGSFLVGETVKVTDPFELKKLDVERPVQRPILSIPPRLARIMVNLTEVRRGSFLDPFCGIGTVLQEFVLQGLNAYGSDRDEKRVKEAKRNLAWLRREFRLKNSAHLEVCDARKLKRCFRQRFDAIVTEPYLGKPLRRNPDRGEAIKLANELDRFYYSVFESFSDVLKRNAKVVFVFPAYRLSDGRIYRKERKWPGKLGFEVLGRYLDYEERHRLIRDIHVLRYRG from the coding sequence ATGTACGCACTAATCCTCGGGAAGAATCCCGAGCTGGGTAAGGCAGAGTTTCTCTCCTTTTCAAGGAGATTCGGGATCGGAGTGATAGTTAAGGAAGAGGGGAAAAACTGGCTCCTCTTCGAGGCGAGGGGGAGCGTTGAGAGATACTTTCGCTGGCTCGGAGGTTCCCTCAAGCTGGTTAGGGTAATCGGCGAGGGTGAGGAGGCTATAAAAGACCTCGAATACTCAAAGCTCTTCACGGTGAGCCTCTACGGGAGGGACGACTGGAGGCTCTGGAGGAAGCTCGGGAGCAAGATAAAGAGGGAGTTTAAGGCCGAAGGCCCGGCGAAGTTCTTCAAGCCGGCTAAGGTCTACGCGATGCCCGCTGAACTAATCCTGAAGGGCTTTCCCGAGGTTAAAGACTTCGTCTTCCTCTTCCGCGGGGACGGGAGCTTCTTGGTTGGAGAGACCGTTAAGGTTACAGACCCCTTCGAGCTGAAGAAGCTCGACGTTGAAAGGCCAGTTCAGAGGCCCATCCTCTCAATCCCGCCTCGACTGGCGAGGATAATGGTGAACCTCACGGAGGTTAGGAGGGGGAGCTTTTTAGACCCCTTCTGCGGGATAGGGACTGTTCTCCAAGAGTTCGTCCTTCAGGGTTTGAACGCCTACGGCAGTGACAGGGACGAGAAACGCGTAAAGGAGGCCAAGAGAAACCTCGCCTGGCTCAGGAGGGAGTTTCGCCTTAAGAACTCGGCCCATTTGGAGGTCTGCGATGCAAGGAAGTTGAAACGCTGTTTTAGACAGCGCTTTGACGCCATAGTTACCGAGCCGTACCTCGGAAAGCCCCTTCGGAGGAACCCGGACAGGGGAGAGGCAATTAAACTCGCCAACGAGCTCGACCGCTTTTACTACTCGGTCTTCGAGAGCTTTTCCGATGTCCTCAAGAGGAACGCAAAGGTCGTCTTCGTCTTCCCTGCCTACAGACTGAGTGACGGGAGGATTTACAGAAAAGAAAGAAAGTGGCCCGGAAAGCTCGGCTTCGAGGTTCTGGGGAGATACCTCGACTACGAGGAGAGGCACCGCCTAATCCGGGACATCCACGTGCTGAGGTACAGGGGTTAG
- a CDS encoding prenyltransferase, with protein MLAQEVLESVASIPDPYVRAITYAKVGERLAKAREPAFREAFIRALETAKEVDDPLKMLRALVSVGYMMGRAGIRSYKRIFLQVSEDSALLPAKVRDEVMRSIALSLLRLGEIGEAVTYAVEIKDQRLRQETMVVIVRQVARSIERRPIRVAYSLRKIRLALEYITDEPYRSKALLELMKAFIALKSYENALATVREMGSKEWARQAFKELIYRLKAQGVLENYIGLIEELAGEMVERFGESFTRELATAFALSGKGDVAAELMERLGDEEETVELALELLRRYPRGLPSFIYALEPETSLPVGKAIMNAILERPERGDWGVIKAVVEKTGSEDILAKVARFYVLKGRVEEARKIGSALEDLHLRSVVMADVARHYLKEGDVDKAIDAALEVRDARYTSMLMSEILLKALDAELGGGEVGKTGESSEAKGG; from the coding sequence ATGCTCGCTCAGGAAGTACTTGAGTCGGTCGCTTCGATTCCCGATCCCTACGTTAGGGCCATAACCTATGCCAAGGTGGGCGAGAGACTGGCAAAGGCCAGGGAGCCGGCCTTCAGGGAAGCGTTCATAAGGGCCCTCGAAACCGCAAAGGAAGTTGACGACCCCCTTAAAATGCTCCGGGCTCTAGTTTCAGTGGGATACATGATGGGCAGGGCGGGGATACGCTCATACAAGAGGATTTTCCTCCAGGTTTCAGAGGACTCCGCCCTTCTCCCGGCTAAAGTCAGGGATGAGGTTATGCGTTCCATAGCTCTATCCCTTCTCCGCCTCGGTGAGATAGGTGAGGCCGTAACATACGCCGTTGAAATAAAGGACCAGCGCCTTAGGCAGGAGACGATGGTTGTCATAGTGAGGCAGGTTGCGAGGTCTATCGAGAGGAGGCCCATAAGAGTTGCCTACAGCCTGAGGAAGATACGTCTCGCCCTTGAATACATAACCGACGAGCCATACCGCTCAAAGGCCCTCCTTGAACTTATGAAGGCTTTCATAGCCCTGAAGAGCTACGAGAACGCACTGGCCACCGTCAGGGAGATGGGGAGTAAGGAATGGGCCAGACAGGCCTTTAAGGAGCTGATATACCGCCTGAAGGCTCAGGGAGTCCTTGAGAACTACATCGGCCTAATAGAGGAGCTTGCCGGTGAGATGGTGGAGCGCTTCGGGGAGTCCTTCACCCGGGAGCTTGCGACGGCCTTTGCGCTCAGCGGGAAGGGCGACGTTGCTGCAGAGCTGATGGAGAGGCTTGGGGACGAGGAGGAAACGGTTGAGCTGGCCCTTGAACTGCTCAGAAGATACCCGCGGGGTCTGCCGTCGTTCATTTATGCTCTTGAACCTGAAACTTCCCTCCCGGTTGGAAAGGCCATCATGAACGCAATCCTCGAAAGACCGGAGCGCGGGGACTGGGGGGTTATCAAAGCTGTGGTTGAGAAAACCGGTAGCGAGGATATACTCGCCAAGGTCGCGAGGTTCTACGTCCTTAAGGGCCGTGTCGAGGAGGCCCGAAAAATAGGTTCAGCCCTTGAGGATCTGCATCTGCGCTCGGTTGTTATGGCCGACGTTGCGAGACACTACCTCAAGGAGGGGGACGTGGATAAGGCCATTGACGCCGCCTTGGAAGTCAGGGACGCAAGGTACACCTCTATGCTGATGTCGGAGATACTCCTCAAGGCCCTCGATGCCGAGCTTGGAGGTGGTGAGGTTGGAAAGACTGGTGAGTCTTCTGAAGCGAAGGGAGGATAG
- a CDS encoding HD family hydrolase, with amino-acid sequence MLDLFLELENLKRLPRTGWLLRGVVSPESIADHSFRTAVITLFLADELVKRGVEINVERAVKIALLHDIGEARITDVPLTAQGYLDKGKAERKAVMELLLKSPLPEEYFKLWREYEEESTPEGRLVKFADRLEMLIQAYEYEKAGFSDLDEFWKALEGLRKSEFYSHFRDIVEELVERRNLVKQQRLR; translated from the coding sequence ATGCTCGACCTTTTCCTTGAACTCGAAAACCTGAAGAGGCTCCCGAGGACCGGCTGGCTCCTCAGGGGCGTTGTCAGTCCGGAGAGCATAGCCGACCACTCCTTCAGGACGGCAGTCATAACCCTTTTTCTGGCCGATGAGCTCGTTAAGAGGGGAGTTGAGATAAACGTCGAGAGGGCGGTTAAGATAGCCCTTCTCCACGACATCGGTGAGGCGAGGATAACCGACGTCCCGCTGACCGCTCAGGGCTACCTCGATAAAGGGAAAGCCGAGAGGAAAGCTGTTATGGAGCTCCTCCTTAAGAGCCCCCTCCCGGAGGAGTACTTCAAGCTGTGGAGGGAGTACGAGGAGGAGTCAACGCCAGAGGGAAGGCTCGTGAAGTTCGCCGACAGGCTTGAGATGCTCATCCAGGCCTACGAATACGAGAAAGCTGGCTTTTCAGACCTCGATGAGTTCTGGAAGGCCCTTGAAGGATTAAGGAAGAGCGAGTTCTATTCCCACTTCAGGGACATCGTGGAGGAGCTTGTAGAGAGGAGGAACCTTGTGAAACAGCAACGCTTACGTTAA